From one Lolium rigidum isolate FL_2022 chromosome 4, APGP_CSIRO_Lrig_0.1, whole genome shotgun sequence genomic stretch:
- the LOC124707440 gene encoding probable sugar phosphate/phosphate translocator At2g25520, which yields MAGGGGGAGGLSESVLRKVLLSYCYVAVWIFLSFAVIVYNKYILDPKMYNWPFPISLTMVHMTFCSTLAVALVRLLRLVDPPSSPPMTPHLYTSSVVPIGALYAMSLWFSNSAYIYLSVSFIQMLKALMPVAVYSIGVLFKKETFRSASMLNMLSISFGVAIAAYGEARFDVRGVALQLAAVAFEATRLVLIQILLTSKGISLNPITSLYYVAPCCLCFLLVPWIFVELPRLRAVGTFQPDFFIFGTNSLCAFALNLAVFLLVGKTSALTMNVAGVVKDWLLIAFSWSVIRDTVTPINLFGYGIAFLGVGYYNHIKLQALKAKEAQKKNAQADEEAGSLLQERDGHSDRKSENQA from the coding sequence atggccggcggcggcgggggcgccgGCGGCTTGTCGGAGTCGGTGCTCCGCAAGGTGCTGCTCTCCTACTGCTACGTGGCCGTCTGGATCTTCCTCTCCTTCGCCGTCATCGTCTACAACAAGTACATCCTCGACCCCAAGATGTACAACTGGCCCTTCCCCATCTCGCTCACCATGGTGCACATGACCTTCTgctccacgctcgccgtcgcgctcgtgcgcctcctccgcctcgtcgacccGCCCTCCTCGCCGCCCATGACGCCCCACCTCTACACCTCCTCCGTCGTCCCCATCGGCGCGCTCTACGCCATGTCGCTCTGGTTCTCCAACTCCGCCTACATCTACCTCTCCGTCTCCTTCATCCAGATGCTCAAGGCGCTCATGCCCGTCGCCGTCTACTCCATCGGCGTCCTCTTCAAGAAGGAGACCTTCCGCTCCGCCTCCATGCTCAACATGCTCTCCATCTCCTTCGGCGTCGCCATCGCCGCATACGGCGAGGCCCGCTTCGACGTGCGCGGCGTCGCCCTCcagctcgccgccgtcgccttcgAGGCCACGCGCCTCGTGCTCATCCAGATCCTCCTCACCTCCAAGGGCATCTCGCTCAACCCCATCACCTCGCTCTACTACGTCGCGCCATGCTGCCTCTGCTTCCTCCTCGTGCCCTGGATCTTCGTCGAGCTGCCCAGGCTGCGCGCCGTGGGAACCTTCCAGCCCGACTTCTTCATCTTCGGGACAAACTCCCTATGCGCCTTCGCGCTCAACCTCgccgtcttcctcctcgtcggcaaGACCTCCGCGCTCACCATGAATGTCGCGGGAGTCGTCAAGGACTGGCTCTTGATCGCCTTCTCGTGGTCCGTCATCCGGGACACCGTCACGCCCATCAACCTATTCGGATACGGGATCGCCTTCCTTGGGGTGGGATACTACAACCACATCAAGCTACAGGCCCTCAAGGCCAAGGAGGCCCAGAAGAAGAACGCCCAAGCTGACGAGGAGGCTGGATCGCTCTTGCAGGAGCGAGATGGCCACAGTGATCGCAAGAGCGAAAACCAGGCTTAG
- the LOC124707439 gene encoding potassium transporter 1-like, which translates to MPVEVEETPTPLKRHDSLFGDAEKVSHSKHHGSQVSWIRTLSLAFQSIGIIYGDIGTSPLYVYSSTFPNGIKNTDDLLGVLSLILYTLIIIPMLKYVFIVLHANDNGDGGTFALYSLISRYAKIRMIPDQQAEDAEVSNYHIEAPNSQLKRAQWVKEKLESSKAAKIVLFTLTILGTSMVIGDGTLTPAISVLSAVSGIREKAPSLTQTQVVLISVAILFMIFSVQRFGTDKVGYTFAPVISVWFILIAGIGLYNLVIHDIGVLRAFNPMYIVQYFTRNGKDGWVSLGGIVLCVTGTEGMFADLGHFNIRAVQISFNGILFPSVALCYMGQAAYLRKFPEHVPDTFYKSIPAPMFWPTFIVAILAAIIASQAMLSGAFAILSKAQSLGCMPRVRVIHTSRKYEGQVYIPEVNFMMGLASIIVTIAFKTTNHIGNAYGICVVTTFSITTHLMTVVMLLIWKKHVIFIALFYVVFGSIELIYLSSILSKFIDGGYLPFCFALIVMSLMAAWHYVHVQRYWYELDHIVPISEMTTLLEKNDVRRVPGVGLLYTELVQGIPPVFPRLVKKIPSVHSIFMFMSIKHLPIVRVVPAERFLFRQVGPKEHRMFRCVARYGYSDRLEDPKEFAAFLMDRLKMFIQEESAFAQNETESNNSIEVSEDQTRPRRSTQTAVYSEEVIETRVSNHSGRITSSRALNQTVEEEKQLIDREMEQGMVYLMGEANVTAKANSSILKKIVVNYVYTFLRKNLTQGHKALAIPKDQLLKVGITYEI; encoded by the exons ATGCCGGTCGAAGTCGAGGAGACACCTACCCCGCTCAAGCGCCATGACTCGCTGTTCGGCGATGCAGAGAAGGTCTCCCATTCCAAGCATCATGGCTCCCAG GTGAGCTGGATACGGACGCTGAGCCTTGCTTTCCAAAGCATCGGTATCATCTACGGTGATATCGGTACATCACCGCTTTATGTCTACTCCAGTACCTTCCCTAATGGAATCAAGAACACTGATGATCTCCTGGGCGTCCTGTCGCTCATCCTGTACACTCTAATCATCATACCGATGCTCAAGTACGTCTTCATTGTACTGCATGCCAACGACAACGGAGATG GTGGCACATTTGCGCTTTACTCGCTGATATCACGGTACGCAAAGATAAGAATGATCCCGGATCAGCAAGCTGAGGATGCGGAAGTGTCCAATTACCACATTGAAGCCCCAAATTCACAGCTGAAGAGGGCCCAATGGGTGAAGGAGAAGCTTGAGTCCAGCAAGGCGGCCAAGATTGTACTCTTCACGCTCACCATCCTTGGCACATCCATGGTGATAGGCGATGGAACCTTGACACCAGCAATTTCCG TGCTCTCTGCAGTGAGTGGGATCAGGGAAAAAGCACCAAGCTTGACTCAAA CACAAGTGGTCCTCATATCCGTGGCAATTCTGTTCATGATTTTCTCAGTCCAACGTTTTGGGACTGACAAGGTCGGGTATACCTTTGCTCCAGTTATCTCAGTGTGGTTCATTCTGATTGCTGGTATCGGACTGTACAACCTCGTTATTCACGATATCGGTGTTCTACGGGCCTTTAATCCGATGTACATAGTACAATACTTCACAAGGAACGGGAAGGATGGATGGGTTTCACTTGGTGGAATTGTCTTGTGTGTCACAG GCACCGAAGGTATGTTTGCTGACCTAGGACATTTCAACATCAGGGCTGTTCAG ATCAGCTTCAATGGTATCCTCTTCCCATCGGTAGCGCTGTGTTACATGGGGCAGGCGGCTTATCTGAGAAAGTTCCCGGAGCACGTTCCGGACACCTTCTATAAATCTATACCAG CACCAATGTTCTGGCCAACCTTCATCGTTGCCATTCTTGCTGCcatcatagcaagccaagctatgCTCTCTGGTGCATTTGCTATCCTCTCCAAGGCCCAATCTCTCGGATGCATGCCCAGGGTTCGAGTGATCCACACCTCGCGCAAATATGAGGGGCAGGTGTACATTCCTGAGGTGAACTTCATGATGGGATTGGCAAGCATCATAGTCACAATTGCCTTCAAAACAACTAATCACATCGGCAATGCTTACG GGATCTGTGTGGTGACCACCTTCTCGATCACCACCCACCTGATGACCGTCGTGATGCTTCTCATATGGAAGAAGCACGTCATCTTCATCGCGCTCTTCTACGTCGTGTTTGGCTCCATAGAGTTGATCTATCTCTCTTCCATACTGTCAAAGTTCATTGATGGTGGATACCTTCCGTTCTGTTTTGCGCTTATCGTGATGAGCCTGATGGCAGCATGGCACTATGTCCATGTCCAGAGGTACTGGTACGAGCTTGACCACATTGTGCCTATTAGTGAAATGACAACACTTCTCGAGAAGAATGACGTGCGGCGGGTCCCTGGGGTGGGCCTCCTTTACACGGAGCTGGTTCAGGGTATCCCCCCAGTATTCCCTAGGCTGGTCAAGAAGATACCATCTGTGCATTCCATCTTCATGTTCATGTCAATCAAGCACCTGCCGATCGTGCGTGTGGTGCCTGCAGAGAGGTTCCTCTTCCGGCAAGTCGGCCCAAAGGAGCATCGAATGTTCCGGTGCGTAGCACGGTATGGGTACAGTGACAGGCTGGAGGATCCCAAGGAGTTTGCAGCATTTCTTATGGATAGGCTCAAGATGTTCATCCAGGAGGAGAGCGCATTCGCACAGAACGAAACAGAGAGCAACAACAGCATTGAAGTTTCAGAAGACCAGACCAGGCCGAGGCGATCTACACAAACTGCAGTTTACAGTGAGGAGGTGATCGAAACACGAGTGAGCAACCACTCAGGGAGGATCACTAGTTCCCGTGCACTGAACCAGACAGTTGAGGAGGAGAAGCAACTGATTGACAGGGAGATGGAGCAAGGGATGGTGTACCTCATGGGGGAGGCGAATGTTACAGCTAAAGCCAACTCCTCGATCTTGAAGAAGATAGTGGTGAACTATGTTTATACATTCTTGAGGAAGAACTTGACGCAGGGGCATAAGGCACTAGCCATTCCGAAAGATCAACTGCTCAAAGTTGGGATCACATATGAAATATAG
- the LOC124648541 gene encoding EID1-like F-box protein 3: MSEGTLEMKRLRVGSGCSIGAVADDWNGRGRCIGARIRGVNVGILDEQVLVLVFRALNWDPQALCSVARVSRRLRAVAERVLWRELCVSRAPRMVSALTAGSSSAPGSGRVGGGWPALAKLLLFCCGAAGAAVPGHFAPVSRFSKTSGRSFLSRRCGGDLLYVSDPCEHAVPGTAGDEDVGAYRGVFRGFMRSRTRACLVGGRAPLEPRVRCPYCGARVWSVTAAGLAPRSACRRLGAHEGRLEYFVCVSGHLHGSCWLARLSDSDGERDGSGSLSDDGDAFGASEEEDDRRMAL, translated from the coding sequence ATGAGCGAGGGCACGCTGGAGATGAAGCGGCTGCGCGTCGGCAGCGGCTGCAGCATTGGCGCGGTCGCCGACGACTGGAACGGCCGAGGGCGGTGCATCGGCGCCCGGATCCGGGGAGTCAACGTGGGCATCCTGGACGAGCAGGTGCTGGTGCTGGTCTTCCGCGCGCTCAACTGGGACCCGCAGGCGCTCTGCTCCGTCGCGCGGGTCAGCCGGCGCCTCCGCGCCGTGGCGGAGCGGGTGCTGTGGCGCGAGCTCTGCGTCTCGCGCGCGCCGCGGATGGTGTCCGCGCTCACGGCGGGGTCGTCCTCCGCGCCCGGGTCGggccgcgtcggcggcggctggccggcgCTGGCGAAGCTGCTCCTCTTCTGCTGCGGCGCCGCGGGCGCCGCCGTGCCGGGCCACTTCGCCCCGGTCTCCCGCTTCTCCAAGACCTCCGGCCGGAGCTTCCTGTCGCGGCGCTGCGGCGGGGACCTGCTGTACGTGTCGGACCCGTGCGAGCACGCCGTGCCCGGAAccgccggcgacgaggacgtgGGCGCGTACCGCGGCGTGTTCCGCGGCTTCATGCGCTCCCGCACGCGGGCCTGCCTGGTGGGCGGCCGCGCCCCGCTGGAGCCCCGCGTGCGCTGCCCCTACTGCGGCGCGCGCGTGTGGAGCGTGACGGCGGCGGGGCTGGCGCCGCGCAGCGcgtgccgccgcctcggcgcgcACGAGGGCCGGCTCGAGTACTTCGTCTGCGTCAGCGGCCACCTCCACGGCAGCTGCTGGCTCGCGCGCCTCTCCGACAGCGACGGCGAGCGCGACGGCTCCGGCtccctctccgacgacggcgacgcgttCGGCGccagcgaggaggaagacgacaggCGCATGGCGCTGTAA